A stretch of the Filimonas lacunae genome encodes the following:
- a CDS encoding phosphatase PAP2 family protein, with product MSRKHYLLWLLVTVSNAPALIAQNNDSTRLYTPKATTVIIPAAMAVYGFTAMHVSRLQQWSYNVHQGVSQINPANHVSVDNYLQWAPAVAVYSLNLAGVKGAHNFKDRTLLFGMATLLQGGASFAIKDATHENRPDNSNLMSFPSGHTSTAFANAEFLRMEYKDVSPWYGIAGYAAAATTGYLRLYNDKHWLHDVIAGAGIGILSTQAAYFLYPRIQKMLSRHKHSPAASY from the coding sequence ATGTCACGTAAACACTACCTCCTGTGGCTATTGGTAACTGTATCCAATGCCCCTGCACTTATTGCACAAAATAACGATTCCACCCGATTGTATACCCCCAAAGCCACCACGGTAATTATACCCGCGGCTATGGCAGTTTACGGCTTCACCGCCATGCACGTGTCGCGCCTGCAGCAATGGAGCTATAATGTACACCAGGGCGTTTCGCAAATCAATCCGGCCAACCATGTAAGCGTAGATAATTATTTGCAATGGGCGCCTGCCGTGGCCGTATATAGCCTTAACCTGGCTGGTGTAAAGGGCGCACATAATTTTAAAGACAGAACCCTGCTGTTTGGCATGGCTACTTTGTTACAGGGGGGCGCATCCTTTGCTATAAAAGATGCTACGCACGAAAACAGGCCCGACAACAGCAACCTGATGTCGTTTCCATCCGGCCATACTTCCACCGCTTTTGCCAACGCAGAGTTTTTACGCATGGAATACAAAGATGTATCGCCCTGGTATGGTATTGCGGGTTACGCCGCGGCGGCCACTACCGGCTACCTGCGCCTGTATAACGATAAACATTGGTTACATGATGTAATAGCCGGTGCGGGCATTGGCATCCTTTCTACACAGGCAGCTTACTTCCTGTATCCCCGTATTCAAAAAATGCTTAGCCGGCACAAGCACAGCCCGGCTGCTTCTTACTAA
- a CDS encoding response regulator transcription factor, translating into MKLLIVEDEKELADSIKAYLSSEHFLCEAVHDYHSALEKLEVFDYACIILDIGLPGGSGLQLLKTLKADGKSDGVLIISAKDSTDDKVLGLKSGADDYLAKPFHLSELGARVDAIIRRKVFNGNSILQLDHLTIDLHSKTLMKDEVPIDLTRKEYDLLLYFISNKNKVISKDSIIEHLYGDDMSLPDNFDFLYAHIKNLRKKLQQAGCPDYIKAVYGMGYKFAIPT; encoded by the coding sequence ATGAAATTGCTGATTGTAGAAGACGAAAAAGAACTGGCAGATAGCATTAAAGCTTATCTGAGCAGCGAGCATTTTCTTTGCGAAGCCGTTCACGATTACCATTCAGCCCTGGAAAAGCTGGAAGTATTCGATTATGCCTGCATTATATTAGACATTGGTTTGCCTGGTGGCAGCGGCCTGCAACTGCTGAAAACCCTGAAAGCCGACGGCAAATCCGACGGTGTGCTTATTATTTCTGCCAAAGATTCTACCGACGATAAAGTACTGGGCCTGAAATCGGGTGCCGATGATTACCTGGCCAAGCCTTTTCACCTTTCCGAGCTGGGCGCACGGGTAGATGCCATTATACGCCGCAAAGTATTTAACGGCAACAGCATCCTGCAACTCGATCACCTCACTATTGACCTGCACAGTAAAACACTGATGAAGGATGAGGTACCTATCGATCTAACCCGCAAAGAATACGACCTGCTATTGTATTTCATCAGCAATAAAAACAAGGTTATTTCCAAAGACTCTATTATTGAACATTTGTATGGCGATGATATGAGCCTGCCGGATAACTTCGACTTTTTATACGCCCACATCAAAAACCTGCGTAAAAAACTGCAGCAGGCAGGTTGCCCCGATTATATTAAAGCCGTTTACGGCATGGGCTATAAGTTTGCCATTCCTACCTGA
- a CDS encoding HD domain-containing protein translates to MTRKDLNDISIYIGSLFMMNTPPFLVYHNIQHTEEVVKYVTEIADHYQLNTEDRFIVLAAAWFHDIGHLFILEGHEQKSVEVMRQYFAETEERVETIQAIAGCIMATRMPTNPQNFQESILCDADIYHLGTDQFFISDKKVKKEMELRTCKKFTDWTQHSIQFLRAQRYFTGYCRQLLEKGIENNIEILKNMLN, encoded by the coding sequence ATGACCAGAAAAGACCTTAACGATATCAGTATCTATATTGGTTCATTGTTTATGATGAACACACCTCCTTTCCTGGTATACCATAATATACAGCATACCGAAGAGGTGGTAAAGTATGTTACTGAAATTGCAGACCATTATCAGCTGAACACAGAAGACCGTTTTATAGTACTGGCCGCAGCCTGGTTTCATGATATAGGGCATTTATTTATACTGGAAGGGCATGAACAGAAAAGCGTGGAAGTGATGCGCCAGTACTTTGCTGAAACCGAAGAAAGGGTTGAAACCATACAGGCTATTGCTGGCTGCATTATGGCCACCCGCATGCCTACTAATCCGCAGAATTTCCAGGAATCTATCCTTTGCGATGCAGACATTTACCACCTGGGCACCGACCAGTTTTTTATATCCGACAAAAAGGTGAAAAAAGAAATGGAGCTGCGCACCTGTAAAAAGTTTACAGACTGGACACAGCACAGCATACAGTTTTTACGCGCACAACGTTATTTTACAGGCTATTGCAGGCAGCTACTGGAAAAAGGAATAGAAAATAACATAGAGATCCTGAAAAATATGCTTAATTAG
- a CDS encoding TonB-dependent receptor domain-containing protein translates to MNLFLRLTLCCIMLAASYANAQTNPAGTAITGNVMDKDQQQAIAAATVTLYKNNNKTSIASITTKANGAFTLPVAGSGLYKVSVTYIGYASLIMDSIVVKAGQQVALGNILLVKQISDLQGVTIVASRPLVENKIDKVVFNAEKDVTSQGGSAIDILRKVPQVNVDINGNVELQGNANIRFLINGKPSSSFGNSLADALASIPASQIKSIEAITSPGAKYDAQGTGGIINIILKDNRLRGINGTVNGSAGTRFESGSVNLNYRQGNWGLSGFFNANAQLSSRTPSYQDRTSYDTISKNYTRLVQDGSSDFTRHSYQTGLSFDWSPGKKDNITASFGYSYFGNALGGITAQQQMTTDASANLLSTVNTTRYSNSRSHNNSFDWSAGYQKKLRKEGQELNVLYSASFGTPQNSYLLSQNYTGQPTPYTGSFSNNPGTDHEHNLSIDYTHPLSDKVSLETGVKTVWQHINSSSAINNLAANGHDYAYDPSQSYQLGYDMKVYAGYVSASFPLFNYLDVKAGARFEHTALQIDFPNTTIPSYNTLVPSIAFIRHISDKKFVKLTYSRRLERPEYKELNPFINRSDPYNFTTGNPLLKPEIGNNFELGYGLTFPKGGNIYLAVVERINTNDLKPYTLFYPTYTVGDSVYTNVSVTNRQNIGKEYNTGLMLSGSVPVTRQFNLRGNVMVFQRRVVNNLPNGNIANGTNYRFNLNGSYTLPKDLIVEAFGNYNSSINTIQGKRPQSLTYTLALRKQFWNKNASIGLTATNPFSRYVSQVITINSLNYLAYNTTWIPYRSFGISFLYKFGKLEFKKSKDDNNNFIQNMPGT, encoded by the coding sequence ATGAATCTTTTCCTACGCCTGACCCTTTGTTGCATCATGCTGGCAGCAAGCTATGCTAATGCACAAACCAACCCGGCGGGTACCGCCATCACTGGTAACGTGATGGATAAAGACCAACAGCAAGCCATAGCAGCCGCAACAGTAACACTTTATAAAAACAACAATAAAACCAGTATTGCCAGCATTACCACTAAAGCCAATGGCGCTTTTACGCTACCGGTAGCGGGCAGTGGCCTGTATAAGGTGTCTGTTACCTACATAGGCTATGCATCTTTAATAATGGACAGCATAGTGGTTAAAGCAGGTCAGCAAGTGGCACTGGGTAATATATTACTGGTTAAACAGATCAGCGATTTACAAGGCGTAACCATTGTAGCCAGCAGACCACTGGTAGAGAACAAAATAGACAAAGTGGTGTTTAATGCCGAAAAGGATGTTACTTCACAAGGCGGCAGCGCTATTGATATATTAAGAAAGGTGCCACAGGTAAATGTGGATATTAACGGTAATGTGGAATTACAGGGCAATGCCAATATCCGTTTTTTAATCAACGGCAAGCCTTCCAGTTCTTTTGGCAACAGCCTGGCCGATGCCCTGGCTTCTATACCTGCCAGCCAGATTAAAAGCATTGAAGCCATTACCAGCCCCGGCGCTAAATACGATGCACAGGGCACCGGCGGCATTATCAACATTATTTTAAAAGACAACAGGTTGCGTGGCATTAACGGCACTGTAAATGGTTCGGCCGGCACCCGTTTCGAATCCGGTTCGGTAAACCTCAACTATCGCCAGGGCAACTGGGGGTTGAGCGGTTTCTTTAACGCCAATGCGCAACTCAGTTCCCGCACGCCTTCTTACCAGGATCGCACCTCGTACGATACTATTTCTAAAAACTATACCCGCCTTGTTCAGGATGGCAGCAGCGACTTTACCAGGCACAGTTATCAAACCGGGTTAAGTTTTGACTGGAGTCCCGGCAAAAAAGACAATATCACTGCTTCCTTCGGCTACAGCTATTTTGGCAACGCATTGGGGGGGATTACTGCACAACAACAAATGACTACGGATGCCAGCGCTAATCTACTGTCTACCGTAAATACCACCCGTTATTCCAACAGCCGCTCGCATAACAACTCCTTCGACTGGAGTGCAGGTTACCAGAAAAAGCTGCGTAAAGAGGGCCAGGAACTGAACGTGTTATACAGCGCCAGTTTTGGCACACCGCAAAACAGTTACCTACTCAGCCAGAACTATACCGGGCAACCCACCCCTTATACCGGCTCATTCAGCAATAACCCGGGTACCGACCATGAGCATAACCTGAGCATAGATTACACACATCCCCTTAGCGATAAAGTATCTCTGGAAACAGGTGTTAAAACCGTATGGCAGCATATTAACAGCTCTTCTGCCATCAACAACCTGGCGGCTAACGGGCATGATTATGCCTACGACCCCAGCCAGTCGTACCAGTTAGGTTACGACATGAAAGTATATGCAGGTTATGTTTCAGCTTCCTTTCCCCTGTTTAACTACCTCGATGTAAAAGCAGGAGCCCGTTTTGAACATACAGCATTGCAGATTGACTTTCCTAACACCACTATCCCCTCCTACAACACCCTGGTGCCCAGCATTGCTTTTATACGCCACATCAGCGATAAAAAGTTTGTAAAACTTACCTATAGCCGCAGGCTGGAACGTCCGGAATATAAGGAGTTAAACCCCTTTATCAACCGCAGCGATCCGTATAACTTCACCACCGGCAACCCGTTGCTGAAACCTGAAATAGGCAATAATTTTGAACTGGGCTATGGTCTTACCTTTCCCAAAGGCGGCAATATTTACTTAGCAGTGGTGGAACGCATCAACACCAACGACTTAAAGCCATACACCCTGTTTTATCCCACTTATACTGTGGGAGATTCTGTATACACCAATGTATCGGTTACCAACCGTCAGAACATTGGTAAGGAATATAATACCGGCCTTATGTTATCCGGCTCAGTACCTGTTACCAGGCAGTTTAACCTTCGCGGTAACGTAATGGTGTTCCAGAGAAGGGTAGTAAACAACCTGCCTAACGGCAATATAGCCAATGGCACCAACTACCGCTTTAACCTGAATGGCAGCTACACATTGCCTAAAGACCTGATAGTAGAAGCGTTTGGTAATTATAATTCCAGCATTAATACCATCCAGGGTAAACGTCCGCAATCATTAACGTATACACTGGCACTGCGTAAACAGTTCTGGAACAAAAACGCCAGCATCGGCCTTACGGCTACTAATCCATTCAGCAGGTACGTGTCGCAGGTAATTACCATTAACAGCCTTAATTACCTGGCTTATAACACTACCTGGATTCCTTACCGTTCTTTCGGCATCAGCTTCCTGTATAAGTTTGGCAAGCTGGAATTTAAGAAAAGCAAAGACGACAATAACAACTTTATACAAAACATGCCCGGCACTTAA